In one Candidatus Zixiibacteriota bacterium genomic region, the following are encoded:
- the mutM gene encoding DNA-formamidopyrimidine glycosylase: MPELPEVETVVRGLRSTVLNKIIKSVQVTYSKIDSDNAPGWTDILRGMQVMAVRRRGKNILMDLSGGYTLWVHLKMTGHLYYLPADTEIDKHDLVIFNLTDNGYHLRFNDYRRFGRVRLFSTAEIMNQKGLVELGPEPLEIGTNEFVRLFRLKKRMIKPALLDQTMLAGLGNIYSDETLFLSRIHPQKTTDRIAPRKLSELHGHIQAMLKKAIRLMGTSVDSYAGVNGQPGGFQKYLRVYGREGEPCFVCGTAIVRKKIGSRSAHFCPRCQRMGQ, encoded by the coding sequence ATGCCGGAATTGCCTGAAGTGGAAACGGTGGTTCGCGGTTTGCGAAGCACGGTACTCAATAAGATCATTAAATCCGTACAAGTAACATACTCCAAAATCGACAGTGATAATGCGCCGGGCTGGACCGATATCTTGCGAGGAATGCAAGTCATGGCGGTCCGCCGCCGGGGAAAAAATATACTGATGGATCTTTCCGGCGGGTACACGCTCTGGGTGCATCTCAAAATGACCGGGCACCTGTATTACCTTCCGGCCGACACGGAAATCGACAAACACGACCTGGTAATTTTCAATTTGACCGACAATGGTTATCATCTGCGTTTCAACGATTATCGCCGGTTCGGGCGGGTGCGGTTGTTTTCCACGGCCGAAATCATGAACCAGAAGGGGCTGGTGGAACTTGGCCCGGAGCCGCTGGAAATCGGGACGAATGAGTTTGTCCGGTTGTTCCGGTTGAAAAAGCGGATGATCAAACCGGCGCTTCTGGATCAGACCATGCTGGCCGGGCTGGGGAATATTTATTCCGATGAAACGTTGTTTCTTTCGAGGATACACCCGCAGAAAACTACCGACCGGATTGCCCCGCGGAAATTATCGGAACTGCACGGTCATATCCAAGCCATGTTGAAAAAGGCGATTCGCCTGATGGGAACCTCGGTTGACAGTTATGCCGGGGTCAACGGCCAGCCGGGCGGTTTCCAGAAATATCTCCGGGTTTACGGCCGTGAGGGTGAACCCTGTTTTGTCTGTGGAACGGCGATTGTCAGGAAGAAGATTGGTTCCCGCTCGGCGCATTTCTGCCCCCGCTGTCAGCGAATGGGACAATAA
- a CDS encoding DUF1858 domain-containing protein, which yields MAKITKDMTMGEIMKQVPHAREVIQKYFHGGCWECPAHQLETLEMGAALHGHDVNQIIAELESPEN from the coding sequence ATGGCCAAAATTACCAAGGATATGACAATGGGGGAAATAATGAAACAGGTCCCCCATGCCCGCGAAGTCATTCAGAAATATTTTCACGGCGGTTGCTGGGAATGCCCGGCCCACCAGCTGGAAACGCTGGAAATGGGCGCGGCGCTTCACGGTCACGATGTCAACCAGATTATCGCCGAGCTGGAAAGCCCGGAAAACTAA
- the nifU gene encoding Fe-S cluster assembly scaffold protein NifU, which produces MYSQKVIDHFQNPRNVGEIENADGVGTVGNPSCGDIMKMYIKVENGVITDIKFKTFGCGAAIATSSITTEMVLGKTVAEAEALTRNDVADALGGLPPIKMHCSNLATDALKAAIEDYRARHKQE; this is translated from the coding sequence ATGTATTCTCAGAAAGTAATCGATCATTTTCAGAATCCCCGCAATGTCGGCGAGATCGAGAACGCCGATGGAGTCGGCACAGTCGGAAACCCGTCCTGCGGCGATATCATGAAGATGTATATAAAGGTCGAAAACGGGGTAATTACCGATATCAAGTTCAAAACCTTCGGGTGCGGAGCCGCTATCGCCACCAGTTCCATTACCACCGAGATGGTGTTGGGCAAGACGGTTGCCGAGGCCGAGGCGCTGACGCGCAACGATGTTGCCGATGCCCTGGGCGGACTGCCGCCGATCAAGATGCACTGCTCCAACCTGGCCACCGATGCCCTGAAAGCGGCTATCGAGGATTACCGGGCACGTCATAAACAGGAATAA